One Bdellovibrio bacteriovorus genomic window, TTGCCGCGCCTTTACCTCAAGAAGGTCTTTATCGCGGTCTAGATGGAAACAAAATCTGCACGCTAGAAATCGTTAAAGTTGTGACGAATAAAGCTGAGATCAAGAAATTGAATCAAAAAGACCTTGATGCGGGTGTTTTTGAGGAAAAAGATCTTCCGGCTTACATGCTTTATGTCAGTTTGAACGGCGAATCTAAAGTTCGCGTCGTCAGTGGCGATGAAACAATGAATCAAGTTGTTCCGGAAGATCGCGCTAAAGGGGCGGTTGCAAGAATCTCTGCCGGACAAGGTCTTTTGCCTTTCCCTGTGGGTTCATTCATGGAGATTTTGCTAGATCAAAACCGCAAGCCGATTTCTTATAGCATTGTAAGTCTGCCGTTTGGTAAAAACATCAGCTGCGAAGACTTGCGTTAGTACTTGAGTATTAAAGTCAGAGGCAAAAAAAAGCGACCTGATCGGGTCGCTTTTTTTATTTTTAGAGTGAGACTATTTCTTTACGCAGAAAGGTCCGCCGTCTTTCATAAAATAACAAGTTACCGAGCCATCCGTTTGGTAATAAAGAATGTCCGAAGGATAACCTTTTTGAACAGAGCTGGGTTGACGATCTTCAGGCTTCGTCGCACCTTCAACGGCAACACCATCTTTGTGTGTCGTGACTTTTTTCCCCTGCTGAATGTACCCATATTCACCGGCTTGCGCTGAGATCACTACAAATAAAGATAGAAACACCGAAACAGTTTTTAATGACATAAATCCTCCTAGATCTTAATCCTAGCCGCGGGGGCTTCAATGTCAAAAAATGGATGGTTACTAGTATGATCTCTAGACGTGGTTTTTTTTTGCGCCGCAGAACCGATGCGGTGGTAAAGGCGCCATAAAAAAGCATATGGCCTTAGCTCAATTCGCTATTCTTGCAAGGGACGCCAATTCGAATATTCGATGAAAACGGCGGTAATACCGATATCGGTTCTATGCAAGATTTGCCCAATCCATATGGCTCCGATGTCCAACATATGGGGTTTATCTCTTGTACTTCCGAAGACGGCTTCAGCTTCTTTTGAGATCGATGGAAAGCGTTCCGTCGGGGGATGTGCTATCGACTTTAAGGCTTCGCGCAACTAGCTGGCAGAACGGCCCCTTGTTCTCGCGATATGAAGCCGGAGGGACTTTTATTGATCTCCGGTTTTTGAAAGAGTAAAAAAATCGAGGTTAAAACAAACCAGTTCTTCTGGTTTTGACGGCCCTGAAATGGTTTTGAAATCTTGAATCCAGCGAACAACCTGAAAGCGAAGTCGTTCGAGGTCTTCCCGGCTTAATGACTGAATAACCGAATAATGCAGAGATTCAGGACGTCGTAAGGGAAGCTCAGCAAGAGCCTGCAAGCGCCAGTTGTTGTGATGGGGCTGCATCCACGGAGATTCTTTCGGCAGATGAAGGTCACCACTTTTCCATATCCATTTATTTTTAATATTTTCTACTAAACCCATCTGCGCAAGTTGTTGAAGATAGGTCTGCAATAGCTTTTCGGGAAAACCAAAGTACTTACTTAATTCGCTCAAGGTTTGAAGTTTGGGAATGCTGACGGCGATATGAAGAGCGGCATAAAGATAATTTGAGTAATAATGTTGAAGGTGAGGATCGGGCTCGGTATTGGCGAGAGCCTTTCCTTGCACACGGTTTTTAAGATCCTTCCATGCCTCTTGCTTTTGCTGAATTTTCTTAAGGACGAAGTTTCGATAGGCGGGGGTGTTGGCTCGCTGATAATCAAGCAGCATCAAAAAGTACTCGCGCTCTTCATCCTGCAAGCCTAGCAGTTCTGAAATGCCATAGACGTGTTCGGGAAGCAGGTGAGGCTTCCCGCTTAAGGTGATTGAGAGATATGAGATCTGGCAGCCGGCGGCTTCCGCAAGGCGAGTGCTAAATCCGCGAGATTTAGACTCTTTTACGAGTTTTTTTAAATAGACCTTATAATCCTGGAATTCAAAAATATTAGCCATTGTTACTAAATTATAAAGAAAGTATTAACAATTTAATATCATATAAATGGATTAATATGCGGCTACGCGTTAAAAGTGTTTTCGGGTTCCAGATTGAAACAATAAACCTCGGAGTTTTTATGAAACTGATCTGTTTTTTTGCTGCTTTGTCTTTCTGCTTTAACGCCTTTGCCGAGAGTGCTAGGCAATATCGCACCTGCAGCAACGCAAGTGATACTATTCGACTGCAGCTTTTCGCTGGACCTGGGTCCTATGGCGACACGGCTTCCGATGTTTTTGGCGCCTGGGTAAAAGGAATTGAATACAAGGCGTTAGCGACCGCACTTTCAGAAGAAAAATTAATTTCGCGAGTCGTTGAAGATGAATACACCACAGTGATCACCACTAGCATTGCTTTGGAGTTGGAGTTGGAAAACGAAACTAAAATCCAAGACAGTTTTATCTGTACTGAAGTTCGCTATGTTCCCTAAAGGACGAAGGATCTTTTATGAAACAATCATTCCATAAAAACTTGCTGCTCACTATCGTAGGAATTTTTTTATCCCTTAATGCTCACGCGCAGATCGTAGATCTTCCGAATCCATATGATAATGAGGGATTAGCTCACCAGCAGATAGGTCCCTATCCGGCGTTAGTATCTGGATTAAAGTTTTCGAAAACTCAAGAATGTAGTTTGGCGGGCGACCCTTCTGATATGAATGAGATCGTGAAATACCTTTGTACAGGCAAGGCTATCGCTGACGGCTATGCAGAGTGCAAATCATATCCATGTGAAAAGTGCGTCATTGATTCTATAAAAACTGAGAACTTAAAAAGTATTTTTAGGACCAGAGCCTATGGAAAAGCCGATGTGGTCCTTCGAGGAGTTAATTGCAGCCAGTGATGGCCATCGGCTCAAATCTTGAAGTGAAAGTGTCTAGGAGAATCGCCATGTTTATCAGAACCGTTAAAAACTTCTTGGTCCTCATTGTGGTGACAAATTTTGGAGTGGTAGCAACTGCTGGACAGGGGACGAAAATGGTGCCTCAAAATGAGACATCAAAAGTCTTCGACCTGAATCCAAAATATACTAAATCTGATCTGCCTATGGAGCTAAAGAATTTACCCGTTCTTTTGGACTCACGGCGTATTCAGTTTGACGATAATGTGCGAACCAGTACCTTCAATCTTGATGCGCTGATGGGTCCAGGTTCTGGCGGCGGCGGAAATATTTGCGCCCAGGGAATTGCAACCGCTGTAAAGTTCATCCGTTCTAATCTGTATTTAATTCCATTTGCTAACTCAAGACATCGCGAAAATTTTGAAAAAAGCCTAGTAAGTGTTGAGTACCGTCAAGGGGGGCAGCTTGAGCTGCGCGGGCAGCCCGTGAACGCCATCAACTATCCCGCTTACAAGCTTATTGTTTTGGATAGTGCTATTTGTGCCTCGTTGGCGGAAGGATCACCCTCGGCGTACAGTCTGCTGGTCCATGAGCATCTTGGTATTGCGGGGATTGATGACCGCAGTTATCAAATTTCGACGGTTTTCAGTAAAAAGGTCGCCCCGACATTAATGCTTCTTCCGAATATGGAGCGCATGAAGAAAGCCGTGATAAAAAAGTTCTTAACGGATGTAAAAAATCCGCAATCAGACTTAAGTAAGTTATTGAAAAAAATCAATGACGATACCATTGATGGTCGCAATCGCGAAGGGTCGTTGATAATTCCAGAATCGGAACTTGATCTGCAGGTCGTGCTGTTAAGCCGGATGGAGATTGAAGCGACGTGGGATTACGGGTCGTTTAAAAATGGAGTGTGCACCGCCACGGGCGAAGAGGCCGATTATCGGATTTTCCTAGGTGGATTTTCAAATATGCGTGGGGGAAACTATTTACACACCTACGCTTTTGACCTGCAAGTCAGACGCATTCTTCGCATGAAAGTAAAAGGCACTAAGTCTTGCAATGATTTTTTAGAAAGTGACAGTTATGCCTCTTTGTATGGTCCAACCACCGAAGAAATCGAAGTTGATAGTATTTCGTATGTTGAACCAAAGTAAAGCCGGGAGTACCCATGAAGACCTCTATGTTTTTAATCTTTGTGAATTTGATATTTTCACTCGCGACCACGGCCCATGCCGATTATCAAGATCCGGGCGTGTTTGAAAATTTTCAGTTTCAGTCAAGTTCCGTAGTTCGCGGAGCAGAGCCTGCAAGCGCCAATGACGTCGTCTCAAGTTCAACCGTGTTAATTCAAACTTCTTCCGGAGGAATTTGCTCTGGAACTCTGATAGCTGCAGACTTAGTTATCACCGCCGCCCACTGCGTGGTGGGTGAGAGCTTATTTATGATTCAAGGAAGTTACAAAGGAACATCAGTCATCAAGTTAGGCCAGGCCTATCGATCTCATCCCAAGTTTTCAATTAACAAAATATTGATGGGAATGGCCGGCAAATCAGCCACCCATGATATTGCGCTTATTCATCTTGGTGATAAATTTCCGGCTGTGTTCAGGCCAGCCTCCCTTCCTGCAAGGGAAGTGCGATACAGTGAACAGAAAGTGGTCATTGCTGGATATGGCACCACCTTTTCTAGCAAAGATAAAAATAAAAAATCAGACGCTGGAACTCTCCGGTTTGGAGCCGCCACCGTGACCTCCTATAAATCGGGAGCGTCTATCCAATTAAAAGAAAATGGAAAAGCTTACGGATGTCCCGGCGATTCCGGGGGGCCCCTTTACACGAATTCGCGAGATCGATTGGTTATCATCGGAATTCATTCTTGGGGAAACTGTGACTGGAGCACCGCGAACGCGGAATCAGTGGGTCAACATTTGCAGTGGATTAATAAGGCCGCGGAACAGCTGCGATCCGGCGCCGAAATGTAAGGCGAATCTTATCAGACTGGACATCAGGCTTTGAACTGGATATGCCTAGAGTTCGGAGGATTCTATGAAATACCAAGAATAATCCTAAAAATGTATTTGAAGATTACTATCCTGGCTTAGCGACGGAGACACGATTGGTGTTGCTTATCCAGGGGAATGAACTCGTTGATGCGAAAGAACGATGGATATTTCCTCTCTCTTAAACAAAATTAAATCCGTGAATGGCTTTTCGCGGGTCACACCCATACTTGAGGGTTACTCCTCGGATAAAAAATATCTTGTCGGCATCGGCGATCAGAAATTATTGCTTCGGACATTTAAGCCCGAGGAGTTGCCTAGAAAATCTGAAGAGTTTGAAGCCCTGAAAATGATGGTTTCGCGCAAAGTGAAGTGTTCAGCTCCCATTGAGTTGGGGATGGATGAAAGCGGGCAAGTGGCTTATATGGTGCTAAGTTATGTGGAAGGAACTGATGCGGAAAAGGCAGTTCTGTACTTAAGCCATCGTGAACAATACGATCTGGGATTTCAGGCGGGCGTTGAACTTTTCAAGGTGAACAGTTGCGAGGCTCCACTGAAGGTAACTGCTTGGGACGTGAGAAAATCCGCTAAGCATCAGCGATATATAAAAAAGTACTGGGAACAAGATGTTAGAGTAAGTCATGACAGAGTCATTGAGCGATTTATCGAAGATCACATGTCGCTTATGAAAGATCGGCCGAATCGCTTTCAGCATGATGATTTTCATATTAGAAATATGATTGTTGATGGTAAAGATCTTTCTGGTATTATAGATTTTGGGCGCTTTGATTGGGGCGATCCGATTCATGAGTTTCTCAAAGTCGGTCAATTCAGTTCTGAGGTGAGTGTGCCGTTTTCTGTGGGTCAAATTCACGGCTATTTTGGCGGAACTGAACCGAACGATGAATTCTGGTCTCTATACTCTCTTTATTTGGCAAT contains:
- a CDS encoding aminoglycoside phosphotransferase family protein, translating into MNGFSRVTPILEGYSSDKKYLVGIGDQKLLLRTFKPEELPRKSEEFEALKMMVSRKVKCSAPIELGMDESGQVAYMVLSYVEGTDAEKAVLYLSHREQYDLGFQAGVELFKVNSCEAPLKVTAWDVRKSAKHQRYIKKYWEQDVRVSHDRVIERFIEDHMSLMKDRPNRFQHDDFHIRNMIVDGKDLSGIIDFGRFDWGDPIHEFLKVGQFSSEVSVPFSVGQIHGYFGGTEPNDEFWSLYSLYLAMSVFSSVVWTGQVCPDEMPSMLKILERVINDHQDFSNLRPSWYTNFSAKGL
- a CDS encoding S1 family peptidase, with the protein product MKTSMFLIFVNLIFSLATTAHADYQDPGVFENFQFQSSSVVRGAEPASANDVVSSSTVLIQTSSGGICSGTLIAADLVITAAHCVVGESLFMIQGSYKGTSVIKLGQAYRSHPKFSINKILMGMAGKSATHDIALIHLGDKFPAVFRPASLPAREVRYSEQKVVIAGYGTTFSSKDKNKKSDAGTLRFGAATVTSYKSGASIQLKENGKAYGCPGDSGGPLYTNSRDRLVIIGIHSWGNCDWSTANAESVGQHLQWINKAAEQLRSGAEM
- a CDS encoding TIGR02147 family protein — protein: MANIFEFQDYKVYLKKLVKESKSRGFSTRLAEAAGCQISYLSITLSGKPHLLPEHVYGISELLGLQDEEREYFLMLLDYQRANTPAYRNFVLKKIQQKQEAWKDLKNRVQGKALANTEPDPHLQHYYSNYLYAALHIAVSIPKLQTLSELSKYFGFPEKLLQTYLQQLAQMGLVENIKNKWIWKSGDLHLPKESPWMQPHHNNWRLQALAELPLRRPESLHYSVIQSLSREDLERLRFQVVRWIQDFKTISGPSKPEELVCFNLDFFTLSKTGDQ